The following are encoded together in the Hoplias malabaricus isolate fHopMal1 chromosome 3, fHopMal1.hap1, whole genome shotgun sequence genome:
- the LOC136691401 gene encoding sushi, nidogen and EGF-like domain-containing protein 1, producing MPLSDGGPCPSSHHYHAPCPMIPTILFPVLSSADHLVLYEGNFQQIQLSQPFNYFGRSYSQLYLSMDGFLSFDFNNNLFADGYYPYNQLPSANMIAGLWTDIDTYTRGDITFQQATSGPLLQQATTVIKQSFSLTSFSATWVFVGTWQNVEFEPDTEAVTFQVVLISDSDMSYVLLNYGNMPDDPEAWKAGYFTWDNTQQYAISVPSTTNLRTSTNVGKPGRWAFRVDDKNHKFIY from the exons TTCCAACCATACTGTTTCCTGTTCTGTCTTCTGCTGATCACCTTGTTCTTTATGAGGGAAATTTCCAACAGATCCAGCTCAGTCAGCCATTTAACTACTTTGGAAGATCTTACTCACAATTATAT cTGAGCATGGATGGCTTCCTGTCTtttgattttaataataatctcttCGCTGATGGCTACTATCCATATAACCAATTACCAAGTGCAAACATGATCGCTGGACTCTGGACTGATATTGACACTTACACCAGAGGAGACATTACCTTCCAGCAAGCTACAAGTGGCCCCCTTTTGCAACAGGCTACAACTGTAATTAAACAGAGCTTCAGTTTGACCAGCTTCTCTGCCACCTGGGTGTTCGTGGGCACTTGGCAGAATGTGGAATTTGAACCTGACACAGAG GCGGTCACTTTCCAAGTGGTCTTGATCTCTG ACAGTGACATGTCTTACGTTCTGCTGAACTATGGTAACATGCCGGATGATCCTGAAGCCTGGAAG GCTGGTTATTTCACTTGGGACAACACCCAACAAtatgccatttcagtccccagTACCACCAACCTTCGTACAAGCACTAATGTCGGCAAGCCTGGTCGATGGGCCTTCCGTGTTGATGATAAAAAtcacaaatttatttattaa